A single region of the Rathayibacter rathayi genome encodes:
- a CDS encoding riboflavin synthase produces MFTGIIEERGIVTAVESGTDAVRLSIRGPLAVEGVRRGDSIAVSGVCLTVVEHTDEGFTADVMAQTLRMSTLDGVSVGDPVNLERAALVGDRLGGHIVQGHIDGTATLLRITPGEAWRVLRFSLPAGLAALVVDKGSIAVDGVSLTVSAISPAAQKEQWFEVSLIPETLAVTTLGARAIGEQVNIETDILARHVERMLALREVAEARS; encoded by the coding sequence ATGTTCACCGGAATCATCGAGGAGAGGGGCATCGTGACGGCCGTGGAGTCCGGCACCGACGCCGTCCGCCTCAGCATCCGCGGCCCGCTGGCCGTCGAGGGCGTGCGACGCGGCGACTCGATCGCGGTCTCGGGTGTTTGCCTCACCGTCGTCGAGCACACCGACGAGGGCTTCACCGCCGATGTGATGGCGCAGACCCTGCGGATGTCAACCCTGGACGGCGTGAGCGTGGGCGACCCGGTGAACCTCGAGCGCGCTGCGCTGGTCGGCGACCGGCTCGGCGGGCACATCGTCCAGGGCCACATCGACGGCACCGCGACGCTGCTCAGGATCACCCCGGGCGAGGCCTGGCGGGTACTGCGCTTCTCGCTGCCGGCGGGGCTCGCTGCGCTGGTGGTCGACAAGGGCTCGATCGCGGTCGACGGCGTCTCGCTGACCGTCTCAGCGATTAGCCCGGCCGCCCAGAAGGAGCAGTGGTTCGAGGTCTCGCTGATCCCCGAGACGCTCGCCGTGACCACCCTGGGTGCGCGCGCGATCGGCGAGCAGGTCAACATCGAGACCGACATCCTGGCCCGACACGTCGAGCGGATGCTCGCGCTGCGCGAGGTCGCCGAGGCACGCTCGTGA
- a CDS encoding DUF3054 domain-containing protein, which yields MTRRVGLALALDTVLVLVFVLIGRSSHDEGSALLGLLGTLWPFLVALLAGWAVSRSWRAPDRIAPTGLVVWAVTVAGGMLLRIASGQGVQWGFVIVTAVVLAVFLLGRRALTRLVGRWH from the coding sequence GTGACCCGCCGCGTGGGGCTCGCGCTCGCACTCGATACGGTGCTCGTCCTGGTGTTCGTGCTGATCGGGCGGAGTAGCCACGACGAAGGCTCGGCGCTGCTGGGGTTGCTCGGCACGCTCTGGCCGTTCCTCGTCGCGCTCCTCGCGGGCTGGGCGGTGTCGCGCTCGTGGCGGGCGCCGGACCGGATCGCACCGACCGGACTCGTCGTCTGGGCGGTGACCGTGGCGGGCGGGATGCTGCTCCGGATTGCCTCGGGCCAGGGCGTGCAGTGGGGCTTCGTGATCGTGACGGCTGTGGTCCTGGCCGTGTTCCTCCTGGGCCGCCGCGCGCTGACGCGGCTGGTCGGGCGCTGGCACTAG
- a CDS encoding ATP-binding cassette domain-containing protein: protein MSGSISFRRVTQRFGATTVFQDDSFELSSGLTFLVGRNGAGKSTLIRLATGLQRPDAGEIRIFSDRTRSITQETKRRFGLQLQNDAFLKSVRVREYVDLYRTMYLTRTSAPTVDLTEVADLLDIASIAGAYAAALSGGQKKRLSLFLAIIGRKELLILDEPTAGIDIDVTDRIMRVIRLLQRQNIDLLVSSHDLSEFFEIADNVLVVDHGIQFDGSRAEFLATYGYTHKVIVPTRSPQVGLPWVQHEDGISYFAFSGEELREFFPDQPLVATTAKDLYQLATRADDRRMT, encoded by the coding sequence TTGAGCGGCAGTATCAGTTTCCGCCGCGTCACTCAGCGGTTCGGAGCGACGACCGTCTTTCAGGACGACAGCTTCGAGCTCAGTTCGGGGTTGACGTTTCTGGTCGGGCGCAATGGTGCGGGCAAGTCCACCCTTATCCGGCTGGCGACCGGCCTCCAGCGGCCCGACGCAGGTGAGATCCGCATCTTCTCGGATCGAACACGGTCGATCACCCAGGAGACCAAGCGCCGGTTCGGCCTTCAGCTCCAAAACGATGCCTTTCTGAAGAGCGTGCGTGTCCGCGAGTACGTCGACCTCTATCGGACGATGTACCTCACGCGCACGAGTGCACCGACAGTCGATCTCACCGAGGTGGCCGACCTGCTCGACATCGCGTCGATCGCGGGTGCGTACGCCGCGGCCCTGTCCGGCGGACAGAAAAAGCGCCTGTCGCTCTTCCTCGCGATCATCGGCAGAAAAGAACTGCTCATTCTCGACGAACCGACGGCCGGTATCGACATCGACGTCACGGACAGGATCATGCGAGTCATCCGCTTGCTTCAGCGCCAGAACATCGACCTGCTGGTGTCGTCTCACGACCTCAGTGAATTCTTCGAGATCGCAGACAACGTCCTCGTCGTCGACCACGGCATCCAGTTCGACGGCAGCAGAGCAGAGTTTCTAGCCACCTACGGGTATACGCATAAAGTCATCGTGCCGACCCGATCGCCGCAGGTTGGTCTCCCCTGGGTCCAGCACGAGGACGGCATCAGCTACTTCGCCTTCTCCGGCGAGGAGCTTAGGGAGTTTTTCCCCGACCAGCCTCTCGTTGCCACCACCGCTAAGGACCTCTATCAGCTAGCGACGCGCGCCGATGACAGGAGGATGACATGA
- a CDS encoding MOSC domain-containing protein, translating into MPHLLAVCRVARLLPDSGTVGVTAIDKRPVDGPVGVRDLGLYGDVQADRAHHGGLDKALYAYSEEDALWWAERLDRPMAAGRFGENLRIEGLAVSGAVIGEHWRIGASVELEVTMPRTPCATFQRTLGEPQWVKRFAQEGRTGAYLRVVHRGSVEAGDAVEVFSRPERGVPVDRWYREHSPVDAQALLNAEAAGSLRPAPALRASIERALA; encoded by the coding sequence ATGCCCCACCTGCTCGCCGTGTGCCGCGTCGCCCGCCTCCTGCCCGATTCCGGCACGGTCGGCGTGACCGCGATCGACAAGCGGCCGGTCGATGGCCCGGTCGGCGTGCGCGACCTAGGACTCTACGGCGATGTCCAGGCCGACCGCGCGCACCACGGCGGTCTCGACAAGGCGCTGTACGCCTACTCCGAGGAGGACGCGCTCTGGTGGGCGGAACGTCTGGATCGGCCGATGGCCGCAGGAAGGTTCGGCGAGAACCTGCGGATCGAGGGGTTGGCTGTGAGCGGCGCCGTGATCGGCGAGCACTGGCGGATCGGCGCGTCCGTCGAGCTGGAGGTGACGATGCCCCGGACGCCGTGCGCGACGTTCCAGCGCACGCTCGGGGAGCCGCAGTGGGTGAAACGTTTCGCCCAGGAGGGGCGCACTGGCGCGTACCTGCGGGTGGTGCACCGCGGCTCGGTCGAGGCGGGCGATGCCGTCGAGGTGTTCAGCCGGCCCGAGCGCGGCGTCCCGGTCGATCGGTGGTACCGCGAGCACAGCCCGGTCGACGCGCAAGCGCTCCTCAACGCGGAGGCGGCGGGATCGCTGCGCCCGGCGCCGGCGCTGCGCGCAAGCATCGAGCGGGCGCTCGCCTGA
- a CDS encoding DUF3097 domain-containing protein, with protein MDEDRYGQDVLAGDWRARGRVEVAVVEAERDLVVEEVASGFVGAVLGVELRMVRLEDRFGKVRVFPLGPGFLLDGKPVSLKAPGLKRDANLGRARSASGSFHIAEAKARVALPSRIYVEGRHDAELVEKVWGHDLRIEGVVVEYIEGVDNLEELVREFRPGPGRRIGVLVDHLVRGSKESRIADRVAAGPHGAHVLVVGHPYIDVWQAVKPARIGLEHWPEIPRGIEWKHGICEALGWPHEEQADIARAWQRILGRVRTFQDLEPALLGRVEQLIDFVTESA; from the coding sequence ATGGACGAGGACAGGTACGGGCAGGACGTGCTCGCGGGGGACTGGCGGGCGCGGGGCAGGGTCGAGGTGGCGGTCGTCGAGGCCGAGCGCGATCTGGTGGTCGAGGAGGTCGCCTCCGGTTTCGTCGGTGCCGTGCTCGGCGTGGAGCTGCGGATGGTGCGGCTGGAGGACCGGTTCGGCAAGGTCCGCGTGTTTCCGCTCGGTCCCGGGTTCCTTCTGGACGGGAAGCCTGTGTCGCTCAAGGCGCCCGGGCTCAAGCGCGACGCCAACCTCGGCCGCGCACGCTCCGCCTCCGGCTCCTTCCACATCGCCGAAGCGAAGGCGCGGGTCGCACTGCCCAGCCGCATCTATGTGGAGGGACGGCACGACGCCGAGCTGGTCGAGAAAGTCTGGGGCCACGACCTGCGGATCGAGGGGGTCGTCGTCGAGTACATCGAGGGCGTCGACAACCTCGAGGAGCTCGTCCGCGAGTTCCGGCCAGGGCCCGGGCGTCGCATCGGCGTGCTCGTCGACCATCTGGTGCGTGGGTCAAAGGAGTCGCGCATTGCCGATCGGGTGGCCGCCGGCCCGCACGGCGCCCACGTCCTCGTCGTGGGCCACCCCTACATCGACGTCTGGCAGGCGGTGAAGCCCGCCCGGATCGGCCTCGAGCACTGGCCCGAGATCCCGCGCGGCATCGAGTGGAAGCACGGCATCTGCGAGGCGCTCGGCTGGCCGCACGAGGAGCAGGCGGACATCGCACGCGCCTGGCAGCGCATCCTCGGCCGCGTGCGCACCTTCCAGGACCTGGAACCCGCGCTGCTGGGCCGAGTGGAGCAGCTGATCGACTTCGTGACGGAGTCAGCGTGA
- a CDS encoding ABC transporter permease, which produces MTSFAVVAACVRIEILRFWREPIALFFTLIFPIVLIVIFGGSFGSHQDPSTGTSYYNSLVAIDATFLIGNFTLMGVTNDLANQKEAGITDASSLFPLKAWQRFVIESSAYLLIVFAAVSLVTVYVFVTYRDVEFRGNIGHFALVLAVAYFAFVSIAKLIASLAFSARTLQLIGSTVFFVLLFTSGVVIPRESLPDAVSWFTTISPMYLTYTSLEGIWNNTIDWGVHLLQMAELVAIVVVFTLLARLRSRVRG; this is translated from the coding sequence ATGACGTCCTTCGCCGTGGTCGCGGCATGCGTGCGTATAGAAATCCTGCGATTCTGGCGCGAGCCGATCGCCCTCTTCTTCACGTTGATCTTTCCGATCGTGCTGATCGTGATCTTCGGTGGTTCGTTCGGGTCCCACCAGGATCCGAGCACGGGAACCAGCTACTACAACTCCCTGGTGGCGATAGATGCAACCTTCCTGATCGGAAACTTCACGCTGATGGGCGTCACGAACGACCTCGCCAACCAGAAGGAGGCCGGCATCACCGACGCCTCGTCTCTGTTCCCGCTCAAGGCCTGGCAACGCTTCGTCATCGAGTCCTCCGCCTACCTGTTGATCGTCTTCGCGGCGGTCTCACTGGTCACGGTCTACGTCTTCGTCACGTACAGAGACGTTGAGTTCCGAGGCAATATCGGGCATTTCGCTCTCGTGTTGGCGGTGGCCTACTTCGCCTTCGTCTCGATCGCCAAGCTGATCGCCTCGCTCGCTTTCAGCGCACGAACGCTTCAGCTGATCGGCTCCACGGTCTTTTTCGTCCTGCTGTTCACGTCCGGCGTGGTTATTCCGCGAGAGTCATTGCCGGATGCGGTCTCCTGGTTCACGACGATCTCGCCCATGTACCTGACGTACACCAGTTTGGAGGGGATCTGGAACAACACGATCGACTGGGGCGTCCACCTGCTGCAGATGGCCGAGCTGGTGGCGATCGTCGTGGTCTTCACCCTCCTGGCTCGGCTTCGGTCAAGAGTTCGGGGATAG
- the ribD gene encoding bifunctional diaminohydroxyphosphoribosylaminopyrimidine deaminase/5-amino-6-(5-phosphoribosylamino)uracil reductase RibD — protein sequence MTIDYEHAMRRALALAERGPSRGPNPRVGCVILAPDGTALGEGWHRGAGTAHAEVDALSHVAPGAASGATAVVSLEPCDHTGRTGPCSGALIEAGVSRVVYAVTDPGKRSAGGGRTLRAAGVEVIEGVLAEEGEQFLHPWLTATRRHRPFVTLKWASTLDGRTAAVDGSSRWITGAAARQRVHEQRAAHDAILVGTGTILADDPALTARGDGGELLAHQPVPVVVGTRSVPPDAQLHAHPRAAMFERTHDLVAVLGRLYSAEIRCVYVEGGPTLASALVAAGLVDEYLVFLAPALLGGPRLALGDLGVTSIGDARRLSLRSVEVLGDDLLVTARPDALPAGGAGAPARRPHALQMETH from the coding sequence ATGACGATCGACTACGAGCACGCGATGCGCCGAGCGCTGGCGCTCGCCGAGCGCGGGCCCTCCCGCGGACCCAACCCGCGCGTGGGCTGCGTGATCCTCGCGCCCGACGGCACCGCGCTGGGCGAGGGCTGGCATCGTGGCGCCGGTACCGCGCACGCCGAGGTCGACGCGCTCTCGCATGTCGCGCCGGGCGCCGCCTCCGGAGCCACGGCCGTCGTCTCGCTCGAGCCCTGCGACCACACCGGGCGCACCGGCCCGTGCAGCGGCGCCCTGATCGAGGCCGGCGTCTCGCGCGTCGTCTACGCCGTCACCGACCCGGGCAAGCGCTCGGCGGGCGGCGGGCGCACCCTCCGCGCGGCCGGCGTCGAGGTGATCGAGGGCGTGCTCGCCGAGGAGGGCGAGCAATTCCTACACCCGTGGCTCACCGCGACCCGCCGCCACCGCCCCTTCGTCACGCTCAAGTGGGCCTCGACGCTCGATGGTCGCACCGCGGCCGTCGATGGCAGCAGCCGCTGGATCACCGGAGCCGCGGCCCGCCAACGCGTGCACGAGCAGCGCGCCGCGCACGACGCGATCCTGGTCGGCACCGGCACCATCCTCGCCGACGACCCCGCACTCACCGCCCGCGGCGACGGAGGCGAACTACTCGCTCACCAGCCGGTGCCCGTCGTCGTCGGCACCCGATCCGTCCCTCCCGACGCCCAACTACACGCGCACCCCCGAGCCGCGATGTTCGAGCGCACTCACGACCTCGTCGCCGTCCTCGGGCGCCTCTACTCCGCCGAGATCCGCTGCGTCTACGTCGAGGGCGGGCCGACCCTCGCCTCCGCCCTCGTCGCCGCCGGGCTGGTCGATGAGTACCTCGTCTTCCTCGCGCCCGCCCTGCTCGGCGGGCCCCGCCTCGCGCTCGGCGACCTCGGCGTGACGAGCATCGGCGACGCTCGACGCCTCTCCCTCCGCTCGGTCGAGGTCCTCGGCGACGACCTGCTCGTGACCGCCCGCCCCGACGCCCTCCCCGCGGGCGGTGCCGGGGCCCCGGCCCGCCGCCCCCACGCCCTGCAGATGGAGACGCACTGA